Proteins encoded by one window of Dokdonella sp.:
- a CDS encoding tail fiber domain-containing protein → MSIRHCRFHPLVAALALAFAVPGVHAKPFTYQGELTVSTNPAASYDFEVRLFDAADNGTLLAGPFTFNDVVLDEGRFLLDIDAPDTVFIGPDRWLELRVRRGPESGDFTTLEPRQKLHPTPYAQHADDADFAAQVAPNSIGTVELIDGAVTAAKLADGAVLSVKLASNAVTSAKIADAAVTAAKLDDGAVGSAKLADGAVTTAKLANGAVTAAKTDPASVQSRVSGTCPAGEAIRGVDQSGAVTCEAIPTASPGWGLSGNSGTSPPTNFIGTLDDQPFDMFARNSRTLRLAPGTDPSYFGANNIIGGHLDNTAAAGVSGATIGGGGFVSSSANRVSANFGTIGGGLGNTASGANASIGGGTSNQATQESATVGGGSNNRAQGLRSTVAGGANNNVLGDYASVGGGQGHLAPGLHATVSGGYNNRAGGPRTTIGGGSGNFATGDHATIGGGGGESVATGGHSADGNWSTIGGGYNNQTTGAHTTIGGGSGNRATGDRATIGGGGADDAGSGGNVAGGHWSTIGGGISNSAPGLAATVAGGLANTAYDFSTIGGGYYNVADRRGTVAGGTYNRANGSVSTVGGGSDNHAAGTASFVAGGAQNCAGANYSFAGGNNAKVRPGSNPGGSGPCSSLSYPGGQGDHKTFIWNGHESENVVSDYSHRFIVKAQFGFWFGKSGQPTFDPGHLITTSTGASLTGGGTWANASSVDLKTDFVPVDVEGTLARVLRLPLTTWVYRDSAEEGRHLGPMAEDFAAAFGLGAEAASISTVDADGVALAAIQGLNARLQAETAALREELAAQKDVFSAELTALAERLRALEATRTPR, encoded by the coding sequence ATGTCCATCCGTCATTGCCGCTTCCACCCGCTGGTCGCCGCCTTGGCGCTGGCTTTCGCCGTGCCCGGCGTCCATGCCAAGCCCTTCACCTACCAGGGTGAACTCACCGTCAGCACCAACCCCGCCGCGAGCTACGACTTCGAGGTGCGCCTGTTCGATGCCGCCGACAATGGCACCCTGCTGGCCGGGCCGTTTACGTTCAACGACGTCGTTCTCGATGAAGGCCGTTTCCTGCTGGATATCGATGCACCGGACACGGTCTTCATCGGTCCCGACCGCTGGCTCGAACTGCGTGTGCGGCGTGGCCCGGAAAGCGGCGACTTCACCACGCTCGAGCCGCGTCAGAAACTGCACCCCACGCCCTATGCCCAACACGCCGACGACGCCGACTTCGCCGCCCAGGTCGCGCCCAACAGCATCGGCACGGTCGAACTGATCGATGGCGCGGTCACCGCGGCGAAACTGGCCGACGGCGCCGTGCTGAGCGTCAAGCTCGCGAGCAACGCCGTCACCAGCGCGAAGATTGCCGATGCAGCGGTGACAGCCGCGAAGCTCGACGATGGCGCGGTCGGTTCGGCCAAGCTCGCCGATGGCGCCGTGACCACGGCCAAACTCGCCAACGGCGCGGTCACAGCCGCCAAGACCGATCCGGCTTCGGTGCAGAGCCGCGTCAGCGGAACCTGCCCCGCTGGCGAGGCCATCCGTGGCGTCGATCAGTCGGGTGCCGTCACCTGCGAAGCGATCCCCACCGCATCACCCGGCTGGGGCCTGAGCGGCAATTCCGGCACCAGCCCGCCGACGAACTTCATCGGCACGCTGGACGACCAGCCGTTCGACATGTTTGCGCGCAACAGTCGTACCCTGCGACTCGCTCCGGGCACCGACCCAAGCTATTTCGGCGCCAACAACATCATCGGCGGGCACCTCGACAACACGGCAGCGGCCGGCGTGTCGGGCGCAACCATCGGCGGCGGCGGATTCGTATCCAGTTCCGCAAACAGGGTGTCCGCCAATTTCGGCACGATCGGCGGTGGCCTTGGCAACACGGCGTCCGGGGCCAATGCGAGCATCGGGGGTGGCACGAGCAACCAGGCCACCCAGGAAAGCGCAACCGTGGGCGGCGGGTCGAACAACCGGGCACAAGGCCTGCGATCGACGGTGGCCGGCGGCGCCAACAACAACGTGCTGGGCGACTACGCGAGTGTCGGCGGCGGCCAGGGCCATCTCGCACCGGGCCTGCATGCCACCGTGTCAGGCGGCTACAACAACAGGGCGGGTGGCCCGCGCACGACGATAGGCGGCGGCTCCGGCAATTTCGCCACCGGCGACCACGCAACCATCGGTGGCGGCGGTGGAGAGTCCGTGGCCACCGGCGGACACAGTGCCGACGGCAACTGGAGCACGATCGGTGGCGGCTACAACAATCAGACCACAGGTGCCCATACGACGATCGGCGGCGGCTCCGGCAACCGTGCTACCGGCGACCGCGCGACGATCGGCGGCGGTGGTGCGGATGATGCCGGTTCGGGCGGAAACGTAGCCGGCGGGCACTGGAGCACTATCGGCGGTGGTATATCCAACTCCGCGCCAGGCCTTGCGGCAACCGTCGCGGGTGGGCTCGCCAATACCGCCTATGACTTCAGCACGATAGGTGGCGGCTACTACAACGTGGCCGACCGCAGAGGCACGGTGGCTGGTGGCACCTACAATCGCGCCAATGGCAGCGTCAGCACGGTGGGTGGCGGCAGCGACAACCATGCGGCTGGCACTGCCTCGTTCGTAGCCGGTGGTGCCCAAAACTGTGCCGGCGCCAACTACAGCTTCGCTGGCGGGAACAACGCCAAGGTGCGTCCGGGAAGCAATCCGGGGGGAAGCGGACCGTGCTCCAGCCTGTCCTATCCGGGAGGACAAGGGGATCACAAAACATTCATCTGGAATGGCCACGAGTCCGAAAACGTGGTCAGCGACTACAGTCATCGCTTCATCGTCAAAGCACAATTCGGCTTCTGGTTCGGCAAATCGGGGCAACCCACCTTCGACCCTGGTCACCTTATTACGACCTCGACCGGCGCATCACTTACCGGCGGCGGCACCTGGGCCAACGCTTCCTCGGTCGATCTCAAGACCGATTTCGTTCCGGTCGATGTGGAAGGCACCCTCGCTCGCGTGCTGCGCCTGCCGCTGACCACTTGGGTCTATCGCGATTCAGCGGAAGAAGGCCGGCATCTGGGGCCGATGGCCGAGGATTTTGCCGCCGCGTTCGGACTGGGTGCGGAAGCTGCGTCAATCAGCACCGTCGATGCCGACGGCGTGGCGCTGGCCGCGATCCAGGGCTTGAACGCGCGACTGCAAGCCGAGACCGCGGCCTTGCGCGAAGAGTTGGCCGCGCAGAAGGACGTGTTCAGCGCTGAACTGACCGCTTTGGCCGAACGCCTGCGCGCGCTGGAAGCGACGAGGACACCGCGATGA
- the panD gene encoding aspartate 1-decarboxylase — translation MQLNMLKAKIHRATVTQAELHYEGSCAIDGRLLDISGIREYEQIHIYNVNNGERFSTYAIRAEEGSGTISINGAAAHRAGPGDIIIICAYGVIAEAEAAAFKPSLVYVDRHNRLTHTSDSIPQQAA, via the coding sequence ATGCAGCTCAACATGCTCAAGGCCAAGATCCATCGTGCCACGGTCACTCAGGCCGAACTCCATTACGAGGGTTCCTGCGCGATCGACGGCCGTCTGCTCGATATCTCGGGCATCCGCGAGTACGAACAAATCCACATCTACAACGTCAACAACGGCGAGCGGTTCAGTACCTATGCCATCCGCGCCGAGGAAGGTTCGGGCACGATCTCGATCAACGGCGCCGCTGCGCATCGTGCCGGTCCGGGAGACATCATCATCATCTGCGCCTATGGCGTCATCGCCGAGGCGGAAGCGGCGGCTTTCAAGCCAAGCCTGGTCTATGTCGACCGCCACAATCGCCTGACCCACACCAGCGATTCGATTCCGCAGCAGGCGGCCTGA
- the queG gene encoding tRNA epoxyqueuosine(34) reductase QueG, producing the protein MPQPPTDYTDLAKRIRGWARELGFQQVGIAGVELDADEVHLLDWLAAGRHGEMAYMEKHGTRRSRPAELQPGTLRVISVRMDYLAADAREGWEVLGDASRAYVARYALGRDYHKLMRNRLQKLAERIAEAIGPFGYRAFVDSAPVLERALARDSGLGWIGKHTCLISREAGSWFFLGELYTDLPLPVDAPVGAHCGTCTRCIDICPTQAIVAPYQVDARRCISYLTIELSGPIPPELRRPIGNRIFGCDDCQLVCPWNKYARPTGESGFAVRHGLDDSALVDLFAWSEAEFGQRTEGSAIRRTGYTGWLRNIAVALGNAPHSPAIVAALEARRSHPSELVREHVAWALAEQAAKAAATTT; encoded by the coding sequence ATGCCTCAGCCCCCGACCGACTACACCGATCTCGCCAAGCGCATCCGCGGCTGGGCGCGCGAACTGGGTTTCCAGCAGGTCGGCATCGCCGGCGTCGAACTCGATGCCGACGAAGTCCACCTGCTCGACTGGCTGGCCGCCGGTCGCCACGGCGAAATGGCCTACATGGAAAAGCACGGCACGCGTCGCAGCCGCCCGGCCGAGCTGCAACCCGGTACGCTGCGCGTGATCTCGGTGCGCATGGACTATCTCGCCGCGGATGCTCGCGAGGGCTGGGAGGTGCTCGGCGATGCAAGTCGTGCCTATGTCGCGCGCTACGCACTCGGCCGCGACTACCACAAGCTGATGCGCAACCGCCTGCAGAAACTCGCCGAGCGCATCGCCGAAGCGATCGGCCCGTTCGGTTATCGCGCCTTCGTCGATTCCGCGCCGGTGCTTGAACGCGCACTGGCGCGTGACAGCGGACTCGGCTGGATCGGCAAGCACACCTGCCTGATCAGCCGCGAAGCCGGTTCGTGGTTCTTCCTCGGCGAGCTCTACACCGACCTGCCCCTGCCGGTCGACGCGCCGGTCGGCGCGCACTGTGGCACCTGCACGCGCTGTATCGACATCTGCCCGACCCAGGCCATCGTCGCGCCGTACCAGGTCGATGCGCGGCGCTGCATTTCCTATCTGACGATCGAACTATCCGGACCGATCCCACCCGAACTGCGCCGCCCGATCGGCAACCGCATCTTCGGCTGCGACGATTGCCAGCTCGTTTGCCCGTGGAACAAGTACGCGCGGCCAACCGGCGAGTCGGGCTTCGCCGTGCGCCACGGCCTCGATGACAGCGCGCTCGTCGACCTGTTCGCCTGGAGCGAGGCCGAGTTCGGCCAGCGCACCGAAGGCTCGGCGATCCGCCGCACCGGCTACACGGGCTGGCTGCGCAATATCGCCGTCGCGCTCGGCAATGCGCCGCATTCGCCGGCAATCGTTGCTGCACTCGAAGCGCGCCGCTCGCATCCCTCGGAACTGGTGCGCGAGCACGTCGCCTGGGCCCTCGCCGAACAGGCGGCGAAGGCTGCTGCCACAACCACCTGA
- a CDS encoding NAD(P)H-hydrate dehydratase, protein MPADTSATDLLTVAQVRALDCAVIAAGIPGFELMSRAARAGYVALRRHWPAAQHVLVLAGPGNNGGDAFLLAALAKSDGLEVMVWSPFGAAQGADAQRARAAWVAAGGAFAHGDATDELAGVDVVVDGLFGTGGGRALDGVARELVARIAARGLPVLALDVPSGLDADTGVAADAAVRAEVTVSFIAWKRGLFSADGADCCGRRELATLDVPAASRIAIGRDAELLTRAALDVLSPRSGNVNKGNFGHVLVVGGDDGMGGAVRLAAEAALRTGAGLVSVATRAQHVGALNAARPELMARGVECPQALAPMLERASVVALGPGLGQGAWSHALWDTTLRSARAAVIDADALNLLARTPIDLPASTVLTPHPGEAGRLLGSDAASVQRDRFAAARELARRCARVVVLKGAGSLVAAPEGRIAVCPFGNPGMATAGMGDVLSGVIAALLAQGLDAWEAACAGVVAHALAGDAAAGSSPRGLVAGDLFTPLRALVNGSTA, encoded by the coding sequence ATGCCAGCCGACACCTCCGCGACCGACCTGTTGACCGTGGCTCAGGTGCGTGCCCTCGATTGCGCGGTCATCGCCGCGGGTATCCCGGGGTTCGAGCTGATGAGTCGTGCGGCGCGGGCCGGTTACGTGGCATTGCGCAGGCACTGGCCGGCGGCGCAGCACGTGCTGGTGCTGGCCGGGCCGGGCAACAACGGTGGCGATGCCTTCCTGCTGGCCGCACTGGCGAAGTCCGATGGGCTGGAGGTCATGGTGTGGTCACCGTTCGGCGCAGCGCAGGGTGCGGATGCGCAACGTGCGCGTGCGGCCTGGGTCGCGGCGGGCGGTGCGTTCGCGCATGGCGACGCGACCGATGAACTGGCTGGAGTCGATGTCGTCGTCGACGGCCTGTTCGGTACCGGCGGTGGCCGCGCCCTCGATGGGGTTGCGCGCGAACTCGTCGCTCGCATTGCCGCGCGCGGGCTTCCGGTATTGGCGCTCGATGTGCCGTCGGGGCTTGATGCCGATACCGGTGTCGCTGCCGATGCCGCCGTGCGTGCCGAGGTGACGGTCAGTTTCATTGCATGGAAGCGCGGCCTGTTCAGCGCCGACGGCGCCGACTGCTGCGGCCGGCGCGAGCTGGCGACGCTGGACGTGCCGGCAGCTTCGCGCATCGCCATTGGTCGCGACGCGGAGTTGTTGACGCGCGCCGCGCTCGACGTGCTTTCGCCTCGTTCAGGCAATGTGAACAAGGGGAATTTTGGCCACGTGCTGGTCGTCGGCGGCGACGATGGCATGGGCGGCGCGGTGCGTCTTGCCGCGGAAGCCGCGTTGCGCACGGGTGCCGGTCTGGTCAGCGTGGCCACGCGCGCGCAGCACGTCGGCGCGTTGAACGCGGCGCGTCCGGAACTGATGGCGCGCGGTGTCGAATGCCCGCAGGCGCTCGCGCCGATGCTCGAACGCGCCAGCGTCGTTGCGCTCGGTCCGGGCCTTGGTCAGGGCGCGTGGAGCCATGCGCTGTGGGACACGACCCTGCGCAGTGCGCGTGCAGCGGTGATCGATGCCGATGCGCTCAACCTGCTCGCGCGCACGCCGATCGACCTGCCGGCGAGCACAGTGCTGACACCGCATCCCGGCGAGGCCGGGCGCCTGCTCGGCAGCGATGCGGCGAGCGTGCAGCGCGACCGTTTTGCCGCCGCGCGCGAACTCGCGCGCCGTTGCGCCCGTGTGGTCGTGCTGAAAGGCGCCGGCAGCCTCGTCGCCGCGCCGGAGGGGCGCATCGCGGTGTGTCCATTTGGCAATCCGGGCATGGCCACCGCCGGCATGGGTGATGTGCTGAGTGGCGTGATTGCCGCTCTGCTTGCGCAGGGCCTCGATGCCTGGGAGGCCGCCTGCGCCGGCGTCGTCGCGCACGCGCTGGCCGGTGATGCCGCGGCCGGATCGAGCCCGCGCGGGCTGGTCGCCGGCGACCTGTTCACGCCGTTGCGCGCGCTGGTCAACGGGTCGACCGCGTGA
- a CDS encoding N-acetylmuramoyl-L-alanine amidase, translating to MHTRWAKTGVGTVLLAGLLACLMPVQAAEVKALRVWAGPEYTRAVFDVSGPLDYKLFDLADPARLVLDLRASSFANGFGAPEAKGLLKAVRSGRNGGKDVRVVFDLTEGVRAKSFLLPPAEKFGYRLVLDLYPQTKPAPIKTVQAALPAGAQRDVLIMIDAGHGGDDPGSIGAAGTYEKNITLAVARELKRVIDKEPGMAAMLTRDADYFIPHKQRYQKARDAKADLFVSVHADSFTNSSARGSSVWVLSPRGATSEAARWLADRENRADLVGGVSLDTRDDTLAAVLLDLSQGATMEASNAVAGQVHAAMRRVGPTHKPHVERANFVVLRSPDVPSILVETAFISNPAEEKRLNDPNERTKLAEAIVEGVRNHFRMAPPPGTLFAANARRDRASRHVVSRGETLGVIAARHGLSVGALRNANKLASDNVRVGDVLEIPQG from the coding sequence ATGCACACACGGTGGGCAAAAACGGGTGTAGGGACGGTCCTGCTGGCGGGCTTGCTCGCCTGCCTGATGCCCGTCCAGGCCGCCGAAGTGAAGGCCTTGCGGGTCTGGGCGGGGCCGGAATACACGCGCGCCGTGTTCGATGTCTCCGGCCCGCTCGACTACAAGCTGTTCGACCTTGCCGATCCCGCGCGCCTGGTCCTCGACCTGCGTGCCAGTTCGTTCGCCAACGGGTTCGGCGCGCCCGAGGCCAAGGGCCTGCTCAAGGCAGTCCGCAGCGGCCGCAATGGCGGCAAGGACGTGCGCGTGGTCTTCGACCTCACCGAAGGCGTGCGTGCGAAGAGCTTCCTGCTGCCGCCAGCCGAGAAGTTCGGCTACCGCCTCGTGCTCGATCTCTATCCGCAGACCAAGCCGGCCCCGATCAAGACCGTGCAGGCGGCGTTGCCGGCCGGTGCGCAGCGCGACGTGCTGATCATGATCGACGCCGGCCACGGAGGTGACGATCCCGGCTCGATCGGAGCCGCCGGCACCTACGAGAAGAACATCACCCTGGCGGTTGCGCGCGAACTTAAGCGCGTGATCGACAAGGAACCTGGCATGGCGGCGATGCTGACACGCGATGCCGATTACTTCATTCCGCACAAGCAGCGCTACCAGAAGGCGCGCGATGCCAAGGCCGACCTGTTCGTGTCGGTGCATGCCGACTCGTTCACCAACAGTTCGGCGCGCGGCAGTTCGGTATGGGTTTTGTCGCCACGCGGTGCGACCAGCGAAGCCGCGCGCTGGCTGGCTGATCGCGAGAATCGTGCCGACCTCGTCGGTGGTGTTTCGCTCGACACGCGTGACGACACGCTCGCGGCGGTCCTGCTCGACCTCTCGCAGGGGGCGACGATGGAGGCGAGCAACGCCGTGGCCGGCCAAGTGCACGCAGCGATGCGCCGTGTCGGGCCGACCCACAAGCCCCACGTCGAGCGCGCCAACTTCGTCGTGCTGCGTTCGCCCGATGTGCCGTCGATCCTGGTCGAAACGGCGTTCATCTCCAATCCGGCGGAGGAGAAGCGCCTCAACGACCCGAACGAGCGCACCAAGCTCGCCGAGGCGATCGTCGAGGGTGTCCGCAACCATTTCCGCATGGCTCCGCCGCCCGGTACGCTGTTTGCCGCAAACGCCCGTCGTGACCGCGCGAGTCGGCATGTGGTGTCCAGGGGCGAGACGCTGGGCGTGATCGCCGCCCGTCATGGCCTTTCGGTCGGCGCCTTGCGCAATGCCAACAAGCTCGCCAGCGACAATGTGCGCGTCGGCGACGTGCTCGAGATTCCCCAGGGCTGA
- the mutL gene encoding DNA mismatch repair endonuclease MutL — protein MPRIRPLPSELVNQIAAGEVIERPASVVKELVENSLDAGARRIEIDIEQGGARLIRVRDDGGGIEAEDLPLALSAHATSKIASFEDLERVGTLGFRGEALPSIASVARFALTSRPVAAEHAWRIEVDGGKPQPPRPAQHAPGTTIEVRDLFYNVPARRKFLRAERTEFNHIDDLVKSIALARGEVEFRLSSDGKPVRLYKPVRDAADAERRVGDVLGEAFVADSLRIDHAGAGLRLSGWVGLPTASRAQADQQYFHVNGRLVRDRVVAHAVRQAYADVLFHGRHPAFVLFLELDPALVDVNVHPAKSEVRFREARLVHDFLYRTLNEALAATRAGSAPLAATAASSPAMPMPAWRGQGGLGLGVREPLADYAALIGGGAAAVMPSMSADASAAPSPRTAEGSEIPPLGFALAQLHGVYVLAQNAHGLVIVDMHAAHERITYERLKQAREGEGIRSQLLLVPVGVALSEREAAVVEEHGERFAELGFDVVRSGPQAVTVRRVPTLLADGDVAGLVRDVIADLVAHGSSRRVEEAGNELLSTMACHGSVRANRRLSLPEMDALLREMEATERSGQCNHGRPTWVQLGMAELDRLFLRGR, from the coding sequence ATGCCGCGCATCCGCCCGCTTCCGTCCGAACTCGTCAACCAGATCGCAGCCGGCGAGGTCATCGAGCGGCCGGCTTCGGTCGTCAAGGAACTCGTCGAGAACAGCCTTGACGCTGGCGCACGGCGCATCGAGATCGACATCGAGCAGGGCGGTGCGCGCCTGATCCGCGTGCGTGACGACGGCGGCGGCATCGAGGCCGAAGATCTGCCGCTGGCGCTGTCGGCGCATGCAACGAGCAAGATCGCGAGTTTCGAGGATCTCGAGCGCGTCGGCACGCTCGGCTTTCGCGGCGAGGCCCTGCCGTCGATCGCCTCGGTGGCGCGTTTCGCACTGACCTCGCGTCCGGTCGCAGCCGAACATGCCTGGCGCATCGAGGTGGACGGTGGCAAACCGCAGCCGCCGCGTCCGGCCCAGCACGCACCGGGCACCACCATCGAAGTGCGCGACCTGTTCTACAACGTGCCGGCGCGGCGCAAGTTCCTGCGTGCCGAGCGGACCGAGTTCAACCACATCGACGATCTGGTCAAGTCGATCGCGCTGGCACGCGGCGAGGTCGAGTTCCGCCTGTCCAGCGACGGCAAGCCGGTGCGCCTGTACAAGCCGGTGCGCGATGCCGCCGATGCCGAACGCCGCGTCGGCGACGTCCTTGGCGAGGCCTTTGTTGCCGATAGCCTGCGCATCGACCATGCCGGCGCGGGCTTGAGGCTCAGCGGTTGGGTCGGCCTGCCGACCGCCTCACGCGCACAGGCCGACCAGCAATATTTCCACGTCAACGGTCGCCTCGTGCGTGATCGCGTCGTTGCCCACGCGGTACGCCAGGCGTATGCCGATGTGTTGTTCCATGGCCGTCATCCGGCCTTCGTGCTGTTCCTTGAACTCGATCCTGCCCTGGTCGACGTCAACGTGCATCCAGCCAAGAGCGAAGTGCGATTTCGCGAGGCGCGCCTGGTCCACGATTTCCTCTATCGCACGCTCAACGAGGCGTTGGCGGCCACGCGCGCCGGCAGCGCGCCGCTGGCAGCAACCGCAGCGTCGTCGCCGGCCATGCCGATGCCGGCCTGGCGCGGGCAGGGCGGGCTTGGTCTCGGCGTACGCGAACCACTGGCCGACTATGCGGCGCTGATCGGTGGCGGCGCAGCGGCGGTCATGCCTTCCATGTCTGCCGACGCAAGCGCTGCGCCTTCGCCGCGCACGGCGGAAGGCAGCGAGATTCCGCCGCTCGGTTTCGCCCTCGCGCAGTTGCACGGTGTCTACGTGCTCGCGCAGAACGCGCACGGCCTCGTCATCGTCGACATGCATGCCGCGCACGAGCGCATCACCTACGAACGCCTGAAGCAGGCCCGTGAAGGCGAGGGCATCCGCTCGCAACTGCTGCTGGTGCCGGTTGGCGTTGCACTCAGCGAGCGCGAGGCCGCAGTCGTCGAGGAGCACGGCGAACGCTTTGCCGAGCTCGGCTTCGATGTCGTGCGCAGCGGGCCGCAGGCGGTGACCGTGCGTCGCGTGCCGACCCTGCTCGCCGACGGCGACGTCGCCGGACTGGTGCGCGACGTCATTGCCGACCTCGTCGCGCACGGCAGCTCGCGCCGCGTCGAGGAAGCCGGCAACGAACTGCTGTCGACCATGGCCTGCCACGGTTCGGTGCGTGCGAACCGGCGCTTGAGCCTGCCCGAGATGGATGCCTTGCTGCGTGAGATGGAAGCCACCGAACGCTCCGGCCAATGCAATCACGGCCGGCCGACCTGGGTCCAGCTCGGCATGGCCGAACTGGATCGCTTGTTCCTGCGCGGTCGCTGA
- a CDS encoding DUF1684 domain-containing protein, translating to MSKTSLWLAALIAANVATAAAPTPAEHAQDVEAWRAQRLSRLTAPTGWLSLVGLDWLKPGRNTIGSAKDNDIVIAKAPMKLGTVLLDGDVVTIELEADAVATIDGGNSARATLLDDSHEKPTIVAFGTVSFYLVDRGGRKGLRIKDSEAPTRTGFSGLDNYPFDDSWRIEADWVAFDPPQSLEIPNVLGTIDAMPVPGKAVFERDGKRHELLPVLETPDATELFFIFVDRTSGKQTYGAGRFLYAKPAQDGKVVLDFNRAYNPPCAFTPFATCPLAPPENRLPIAVTAGEKRYRGGGH from the coding sequence ATGTCGAAGACGAGCCTGTGGCTGGCCGCACTGATCGCGGCGAATGTCGCCACCGCTGCTGCACCGACGCCGGCTGAACATGCGCAGGACGTCGAGGCCTGGCGCGCGCAACGTCTCTCACGCCTGACGGCGCCGACCGGCTGGCTGTCGCTGGTTGGTCTGGACTGGCTCAAGCCGGGGCGCAACACGATCGGCAGTGCGAAGGACAATGACATCGTCATCGCCAAGGCGCCCATGAAGCTCGGCACCGTGCTGCTCGACGGCGATGTGGTGACGATCGAACTCGAAGCCGACGCCGTGGCGACGATAGACGGCGGCAACAGCGCACGCGCAACCCTGCTCGATGATTCGCACGAGAAGCCGACCATCGTCGCGTTCGGCACGGTCAGTTTCTATCTGGTCGATCGCGGTGGCCGCAAGGGTCTGCGCATCAAGGACAGTGAAGCGCCGACACGCACGGGCTTCAGCGGGCTCGACAACTATCCGTTCGACGATTCATGGCGCATCGAGGCGGACTGGGTCGCCTTCGATCCGCCGCAGTCGCTGGAGATACCGAACGTGCTCGGAACGATCGACGCGATGCCGGTGCCCGGCAAGGCCGTGTTCGAGCGTGACGGCAAGCGCCACGAATTGCTGCCCGTGCTCGAAACGCCGGATGCGACCGAGTTGTTCTTCATCTTCGTCGACCGCACCAGCGGCAAGCAGACCTATGGTGCCGGTCGTTTCCTTTACGCCAAGCCGGCGCAGGATGGCAAGGTCGTGCTCGATTTCAACCGCGCCTACAACCCGCCGTGCGCGTTCACGCCCTTTGCCACATGCCCGCTCGCGCCGCCGGAGAACCGCCTGCCGATCGCGGTCACCGCCGGCGAGAAGCGCTATCGCGGTGGGGGTCACTAG
- a CDS encoding enoyl-CoA hydratase-related protein has product MTFENLLIADRAGVRTVTVNRPDKLNALNARTLDELRLAFEAVRDDEAVRVVVLAGAGEKAFVAGADIGELATLTPVQAQVFSRAGQRLMRAIETLGKPVIARVQGFALGGGLELAMCCHLRIASEKARLGLPEITLGLLPGFGGTQRMLRLAGRAATLELCLTGQPVDAARALALGLVNRVVAAEALDTEVEALASQLAGSAPHALAGILDAVVRGGECPLDEGLDYETKAFALCCSTADMREGTSAFLERRKPAFTGT; this is encoded by the coding sequence ATGACCTTCGAGAACCTGCTCATCGCCGACCGCGCCGGCGTACGTACCGTCACCGTCAACCGCCCGGACAAGCTGAACGCGCTCAACGCCAGGACCCTCGACGAACTGCGGCTCGCCTTCGAGGCCGTCCGCGACGACGAGGCGGTGCGCGTGGTCGTGCTGGCCGGAGCGGGCGAGAAGGCGTTTGTCGCCGGTGCCGATATCGGTGAGCTGGCGACACTGACGCCGGTGCAGGCACAGGTCTTCTCGCGCGCCGGCCAGCGCTTGATGCGCGCGATCGAGACGCTCGGCAAACCGGTGATTGCGCGCGTGCAGGGCTTCGCCCTCGGCGGTGGCCTCGAACTGGCCATGTGCTGCCACCTGCGCATCGCCTCGGAGAAGGCGCGCCTCGGCCTGCCCGAAATCACCCTGGGCCTGCTGCCGGGCTTCGGCGGCACCCAGCGCATGTTGCGCCTTGCCGGCCGGGCGGCGACGCTGGAACTGTGCCTGACCGGTCAGCCGGTCGATGCGGCACGCGCGCTCGCGCTTGGCCTGGTCAACCGCGTGGTCGCCGCCGAAGCGCTCGATACCGAAGTCGAAGCCCTGGCCAGCCAACTCGCAGGCTCGGCCCCGCATGCGCTGGCCGGCATCCTCGATGCCGTGGTGCGCGGTGGCGAATGTCCGCTCGATGAAGGGCTGGACTACGAAACCAAGGCCTTCGCCCTGTGCTGCTCGACCGCCGACATGCGCGAAGGCACCAGCGCCTTCCTCGAACGCCGCAAGCCGGCCTTTACCGGCACGTAG